The following are from one region of the Amylibacter sp. IMCC11727 genome:
- the pgsA gene encoding CDP-diacylglycerol--glycerol-3-phosphate 3-phosphatidyltransferase, with protein MTWNLPNILTVLRLIAAPGVAILFLYFQRPVADWVALILFITAALTDFLDGYLARLWKQESKFGAMLDPIADKAMVIIALVIIVGLSTADKLVMDAWILLPATVILFREVFVSGLREFLGASAGMLKVTNLAKYKTTVQMIAIAVLFAKGVFEHHYLNLVQGMDAEIYEGVMAGTIEDVNGVVGYAQFMNGTWTVGVVLLWIAAVLTAVTGWDYFAKSLPFLREPKA; from the coding sequence ATGACGTGGAATCTGCCAAATATTTTGACCGTCCTGCGTTTGATCGCTGCCCCAGGTGTGGCGATCCTGTTTTTGTATTTCCAACGCCCTGTGGCCGATTGGGTGGCGCTGATTTTGTTTATCACGGCGGCGCTGACAGATTTTCTGGATGGCTATTTGGCGCGATTGTGGAAACAAGAAAGCAAATTTGGCGCAATGCTTGATCCGATTGCGGATAAGGCGATGGTGATTATTGCGCTTGTGATCATCGTGGGGTTATCGACGGCCGACAAATTGGTGATGGACGCTTGGATTTTGCTGCCTGCCACTGTGATCCTATTTCGCGAAGTGTTTGTGTCTGGCCTGCGTGAGTTTTTAGGCGCTTCAGCGGGGATGCTGAAAGTGACCAATTTGGCCAAATATAAAACCACGGTGCAAATGATTGCCATTGCGGTGTTGTTTGCCAAAGGGGTGTTTGAACATCACTATTTGAACCTCGTGCAAGGTATGGACGCCGAAATCTACGAAGGCGTCATGGCTGGCACTATCGAAGACGTGAACGGCGTAGTCGGATATGCACAGTTTATGAATGGCACATGGACGGTTGGCGTGGTCTTGCTGTGGATTGCCGCGGTTTTGACGGCGGTAACGGGCTGGGACTATTTCGCAAAATCGCTGCCGTTCTTGCGGGAGCCTAAGGCGTGA
- the moaD gene encoding molybdopterin converting factor subunit 1: MDVVYFAWVRERIGLPRETVETTASTVGELVAELRAREDRYDLAFSDLTVVRVAVDQVLADFDAPLKDVRELAFFPPMTGG, encoded by the coding sequence CTGGATGTTGTTTATTTCGCATGGGTGCGTGAACGTATCGGATTGCCGCGCGAAACGGTGGAAACGACCGCCAGTACGGTTGGTGAATTGGTTGCCGAACTGCGCGCACGCGAAGACAGATACGATCTGGCGTTTAGCGATTTAACCGTGGTGCGCGTGGCGGTGGATCAAGTCTTGGCCGACTTTGACGCGCCTTTGAAAGACGTGCGCGAGTTGGCGTTTTTCCCCCCAATGACAGGCGGTTGA
- a CDS encoding ABC transporter transmembrane domain-containing protein, with translation MDSTLFAFIWKHSKRSQLMLLAVTLATFPLLYITLELPKRIINDAIGGDGSPVSLLGYEFSQIQFLLLLCGGFLLSVLANGLLKMRLNTMKGVLAERLLRRFRFQLLSRMLRFPRPYFRKTSQGELVSMVTSEAEPMGGLMGDMLSQPVFQAGQMLTILTFLFAQSFWFGLASVALIPLQAWLIPKLQRQINLLNKSRIQEVRRLAADIGETAAGVSDIRVNGGLRFRLALFSNRLGALFGIRFQIYQKKFFMKFLNNFINQLTPFFFYSVGGFLAIQGQITVGALVAALAAYKDLSSPWKELLAYYNQTQDMALRWEVVTERFAPKTLVEDALFEGEPAQNPSLHGDIVLKNVTVRDESDHVILDDLNLTIPAGARVAVKSSSESASQAFADLLTREVIPYRGAVTIAGQPLNDLHQGVVGSRIGYAHSSPYMFDGTLGDNLMLPLKHNPQIQEDMRAEFNAWLEEAKRSGNSLDPLVATWVDPQQAGFESDEAIRDWWFQIVEAMGIDEFMVRRALRNRMNPETQPELAKLIVDLRPEIAQKLNAAGLMDVVHPFDPEKFNPVSPLGSNLMYALPVRFLQQTTLAASEGFLRVLRSEGLIEPLTEMSSSVVGNLIATFGSDGTDHPLFRRLNMEDALYQQLSDIHMKRIKLGNDGLSDEELSLLMTVPFAFSAEQIGPAFDEAFKERVLDIRKKSADHLVQELGGLFEKINPDKYIPVMSVLGNAIFGRISNMAGARDKKVEDIVVEVINAHGWRRQAAQSIFDLEMGIGGTNLPAVFRERAAISRAGIKKPDILILQSALSSHDADSRSKMRERIGDLMPDATKIFIEDHFNAPETYDMFIEIENGRIDGGRQNIDLRSDDMSRDDLNRKLAAVSKADLFKGIDLKNQRLLAYSAQWYNAKAGHTVFRKDEPADAAYLCVSGKAGLFWEVGSDAERLVTEINPGRLIGDLAVILDDVRVLDLIAIEDTVFLRIGASELNAVIENDASVAGSLLRAVGGHLNSAADSLRKAAEAGYRPDPD, from the coding sequence ATGGATTCCACCCTATTTGCCTTCATCTGGAAACACTCAAAACGCAGCCAACTGATGTTGTTGGCTGTGACATTGGCCACATTTCCGTTACTTTACATCACGTTAGAGCTGCCTAAGCGGATCATCAACGATGCCATCGGCGGGGACGGGAGCCCTGTCAGTCTGCTTGGTTACGAGTTTAGCCAAATCCAGTTTCTGTTGCTCTTGTGTGGTGGGTTCTTGTTGTCCGTTTTGGCCAACGGTCTGTTGAAAATGCGTCTGAACACGATGAAGGGTGTGCTGGCGGAACGCTTGTTGCGTCGGTTCCGGTTTCAATTGCTCAGCCGCATGTTGCGTTTCCCGCGCCCGTATTTCCGCAAAACTTCGCAAGGGGAATTGGTGTCTATGGTCACATCCGAGGCCGAGCCGATGGGCGGGCTAATGGGTGATATGCTCTCTCAGCCCGTGTTCCAAGCAGGCCAGATGCTGACCATTCTCACTTTTCTGTTTGCGCAGAGCTTTTGGTTCGGCCTTGCCTCTGTGGCGTTGATCCCGTTGCAGGCGTGGCTGATCCCGAAATTGCAAAGACAGATCAACCTGCTGAACAAATCGCGCATTCAAGAAGTGCGCAGATTGGCGGCAGATATCGGCGAAACGGCGGCTGGGGTTAGCGACATTCGCGTGAACGGTGGGTTGCGGTTCCGTTTGGCGCTGTTTTCCAACCGATTGGGCGCGTTGTTTGGCATTCGTTTTCAGATCTATCAGAAAAAGTTTTTTATGAAGTTCCTGAACAACTTCATCAACCAACTGACTCCGTTCTTTTTCTATTCCGTTGGGGGTTTTCTGGCCATTCAGGGGCAAATCACAGTGGGTGCTTTGGTGGCGGCGCTTGCGGCTTACAAAGATTTGTCCTCCCCTTGGAAAGAGCTGTTGGCCTATTACAACCAAACACAGGACATGGCGCTGCGCTGGGAGGTTGTCACAGAACGGTTCGCCCCCAAAACACTGGTGGAAGACGCGTTATTCGAAGGGGAACCTGCGCAAAACCCAAGCCTGCATGGGGACATCGTTTTGAAAAACGTGACCGTGCGCGATGAAAGTGATCACGTTATTTTGGATGACCTGAACCTGACCATCCCAGCAGGTGCGCGCGTTGCCGTTAAATCCAGCAGCGAGTCCGCAAGCCAAGCCTTTGCTGATTTGCTGACCCGCGAGGTGATCCCCTATCGTGGTGCGGTAACGATTGCTGGCCAACCCTTGAACGATCTACACCAGGGTGTCGTGGGCAGCCGCATCGGATATGCCCATTCCAGCCCCTATATGTTTGACGGAACATTGGGGGACAACCTGATGCTGCCCCTAAAACACAATCCGCAAATACAAGAAGACATGCGGGCCGAATTTAACGCTTGGCTGGAAGAGGCCAAACGCTCTGGCAACAGTCTTGATCCTTTGGTGGCAACTTGGGTCGATCCACAACAGGCGGGGTTTGAAAGTGACGAAGCCATCCGCGATTGGTGGTTCCAAATTGTCGAAGCCATGGGCATTGATGAATTCATGGTGCGTCGTGCCCTGCGCAATCGCATGAACCCAGAAACACAGCCTGAACTGGCAAAACTGATCGTGGATTTGCGACCGGAAATTGCTCAAAAATTAAATGCGGCTGGATTGATGGATGTGGTTCACCCCTTTGATCCAGAAAAGTTCAACCCTGTGTCTCCCCTCGGCAGCAACCTGATGTACGCGTTGCCAGTACGGTTTTTGCAACAAACCACTTTGGCCGCCAGCGAAGGATTTTTGCGGGTCCTCAGATCAGAAGGTTTGATCGAACCCCTTACCGAAATGTCCTCAAGCGTGGTTGGGAACCTGATCGCCACCTTTGGGTCAGACGGCACAGATCACCCGCTGTTTCGCCGCCTGAACATGGAAGACGCGCTCTATCAACAGCTGTCCGACATTCACATGAAACGCATCAAGTTGGGCAATGATGGGCTAAGCGATGAGGAATTGTCCTTGCTGATGACCGTGCCATTTGCCTTTTCTGCGGAACAAATCGGCCCTGCCTTTGATGAGGCCTTTAAAGAGCGCGTGTTGGACATTCGCAAGAAAAGTGCGGACCATTTGGTGCAGGAACTGGGCGGATTGTTTGAAAAGATCAACCCAGACAAATACATCCCCGTCATGTCTGTTTTGGGGAATGCCATTTTTGGGCGCATCTCAAATATGGCAGGGGCACGGGACAAAAAAGTCGAAGACATCGTGGTCGAGGTGATCAATGCGCATGGGTGGCGGCGGCAAGCGGCGCAATCTATTTTTGATTTAGAGATGGGTATTGGTGGAACAAACCTGCCAGCGGTGTTCCGCGAACGCGCTGCGATCAGTCGCGCAGGGATAAAAAAGCCTGATATCCTGATTTTGCAAAGCGCGCTCAGCAGCCATGACGCCGACAGCCGCAGCAAAATGCGCGAACGCATTGGTGACTTAATGCCAGACGCCACCAAGATTTTCATCGAAGATCATTTCAATGCGCCCGAAACCTATGACATGTTTATCGAAATCGAAAACGGCCGTATTGATGGGGGGCGACAAAACATTGATCTGCGCTCTGACGACATGTCACGCGACGATTTGAACCGCAAACTGGCCGCTGTGTCCAAGGCGGATTTGTTTAAAGGCATTGATCTGAAAAACCAACGTCTGCTGGCCTATAGTGCACAGTGGTACAACGCCAAAGCAGGCCACACGGTGTTCCGCAAGGATGAGCCTGCCGATGCGGCCTATTTGTGTGTGTCGGGCAAGGCGGGGCTGTTTTGGGAAGTGGGCAGCGATGCCGAACGGCTCGTAACCGAAATCAACCCAGGCCGATTGATCGGTGATCTGGCGGTGATCCTTGATGATGTGCGCGTCCTCGATCTGATTGCGATAGAAGACACTGTTTTCTTGCGTATCGGTGCATCAGAACTGAACGCCGTAATCGAAAACGATGCGTCCGTGGCGGGCAGTTTGCTGCGCGCAGTGGGGGGGCATTTGAACAGTGCCGCAGATTCTCTGCGCAAGGCCGCCGAAGCTGGATACCGACCCGACCCAGACTAG
- the ubiA gene encoding 4-hydroxybenzoate octaprenyltransferase has translation MTDQNQTPDLPNADGGRVADATDLNWVDRFCPLWSRPYLRLSRADRPAGTWLLLIPCWWGLLLAILIDPAGLQPVDGWIAVGFAIGAFLMRGAGCTWNDISDRHIDAQVERTRSRPLPSGQVSTKQALVWMIIQTLLAACILFTFNWFTIALGILALVPVAIYPFAKRFTWWPQVFLGLAFNWGAMLAWAAHSGSLSLTPILLYFAGIAWTLFYDTIYAHQDIEDDALIGVKSTARLFAENTPRWLFVFQVVAMTLMLIAVFTPAAVAQLMANPIVFILVFVGIWGFGAHLTLQLRKLDISDPRNCMHLFRSNREAGLIPIVFWALAILIG, from the coding sequence ATGACCGATCAAAACCAGACACCAGACCTGCCGAACGCTGATGGCGGACGGGTTGCAGATGCCACTGATCTAAACTGGGTGGATCGTTTTTGCCCATTGTGGTCGCGCCCGTATTTGCGGCTCAGTCGTGCGGATCGTCCAGCGGGCACATGGTTGCTGCTGATCCCATGTTGGTGGGGGCTGCTGCTGGCCATTCTGATTGATCCAGCAGGTTTGCAGCCCGTGGACGGGTGGATCGCAGTGGGCTTTGCCATTGGTGCGTTTCTGATGCGCGGTGCGGGATGCACATGGAACGATATTTCGGATCGCCACATTGATGCACAGGTGGAACGTACGCGTTCGCGTCCGTTGCCATCGGGTCAGGTCAGTACGAAACAAGCGCTCGTTTGGATGATCATTCAAACGCTGTTGGCCGCTTGTATCCTGTTTACATTTAACTGGTTTACCATTGCTCTGGGTATCCTCGCGCTGGTGCCTGTTGCGATTTACCCTTTTGCAAAACGATTTACATGGTGGCCCCAAGTGTTTCTGGGCCTCGCCTTTAATTGGGGGGCTATGCTTGCATGGGCCGCGCATTCGGGCTCTTTATCGCTTACGCCCATTCTGTTGTATTTTGCAGGCATTGCATGGACCCTGTTTTACGACACGATCTACGCCCACCAAGACATTGAAGATGATGCTTTGATCGGGGTGAAATCCACTGCGCGACTTTTTGCCGAGAACACGCCGCGCTGGCTGTTTGTTTTTCAAGTCGTCGCCATGACCTTGATGTTGATTGCGGTATTTACGCCTGCCGCCGTGGCACAATTGATGGCAAATCCCATTGTTTTCATACTCGTATTCGTTGGCATCTGGGGCTTTGGTGCGCATCTAACACTGCAATTGCGCAAGCTCGATATCTCGGACCCGCGCAACTGTATGCACCTGTTTCGCTCCAACCGCGAAGCAGGTCTGATCCCCATCGTGTTTTGGGCGCTGGCAATTCTGATTGGCTAA
- a CDS encoding 16S rRNA (uracil(1498)-N(3))-methyltransferase, which yields MKQAKIRLFVDADLAKGQAVAVSRDQAHYLFGVMRLKEGAHVALFNGRDGEFLADVTVANKRNGILTCVEQSKPLQMPPDLWLLFAPIKKARTDFIVEKAAEMGVARICPVSTDYTQSDRLKQDRLQAHAVEAAEQCGGTFVPEVVDLVKLDRVLAEWPTERKLLFCDETRVGEAATDLAALGAGPWAILIGPEGGFSPAEVEKLRGMDGVHSVSLGPRILRADTAAVAALALWQDALGDWR from the coding sequence ATGAAACAAGCGAAAATCAGGCTCTTTGTAGACGCGGACTTGGCCAAGGGGCAAGCGGTCGCGGTGTCGCGGGATCAAGCGCATTACCTTTTTGGGGTGATGCGCCTGAAAGAGGGTGCGCACGTGGCGCTGTTTAATGGGCGCGATGGGGAGTTCCTTGCCGATGTCACCGTTGCAAACAAGCGCAATGGAATACTGACTTGTGTTGAACAATCAAAGCCATTGCAGATGCCGCCCGATCTGTGGCTGTTGTTTGCGCCCATCAAAAAGGCACGCACCGATTTCATCGTGGAAAAAGCAGCCGAGATGGGCGTGGCACGGATTTGCCCCGTATCAACAGACTACACGCAATCGGATCGGCTGAAACAGGATCGGTTGCAGGCCCATGCCGTGGAAGCAGCAGAGCAATGCGGCGGAACCTTTGTGCCAGAGGTTGTGGATTTGGTGAAGCTTGATCGTGTGTTGGCGGAGTGGCCGACGGAGCGAAAATTATTGTTTTGCGATGAAACGCGGGTTGGCGAAGCGGCAACTGATTTGGCGGCGCTGGGTGCAGGCCCATGGGCGATCTTGATCGGACCGGAAGGCGGGTTTTCCCCTGCCGAGGTAGAAAAACTGCGCGGCATGGACGGTGTGCATTCCGTAAGCCTCGGCCCGCGTATTTTACGCGCGGATACGGCGGCGGTGGCGGCCCTTGCACTGTGGCAGGACGCTTTGGGAGACTGGCGATGA
- a CDS encoding glutamate--cysteine ligase, protein MSIPQSGGGPIEHHDQLAQYLADGCKPKDDWRIGTEHEKFGYDKAGLMPLPYDGPCGIKAMLDGLREGFGWDPVEEDGKIIGLVKDGANVSLEPGGQLELSGAPLETIHETCDEVNSHLKEVQQIADKIGAGFIGLGAAPIWTHEQMPLMPKGRYKLMDAYMDTVGTHGKQMMRRTCTVQVNLDFASEADMVQKFRVGLALQPVATALFANSPFFNGEENGHKSWRSRIWRNLDDARTGMLPFVFEDGMGFERYVQYALDVPMYFVYRDGKYVDALGQSFRDFMKGELPALPGEMPTQSDWGDHLTTCFPEVRIKKFMEMRGADGGPWRRLCALPAFWVGLMYDQTALDAAWDLCNGWDAQTREELRVAASVDGVSAEVNGIKMMDVARECVAISKAGLAARAKTGNGGLVPDETHFLNALEEVVETGHSPACELVHKYRDEWGGDLTKIYDEYSY, encoded by the coding sequence ATGTCCATTCCACAGTCGGGCGGTGGCCCCATCGAACATCATGATCAATTGGCGCAATACTTGGCGGATGGGTGCAAACCCAAAGACGATTGGCGCATTGGCACGGAACATGAAAAATTTGGCTATGACAAAGCAGGCTTGATGCCGCTGCCCTATGACGGACCGTGTGGGATCAAGGCGATGCTGGATGGGCTGCGCGAAGGGTTTGGTTGGGACCCCGTGGAAGAAGACGGCAAAATCATTGGTTTGGTAAAGGACGGCGCGAATGTGTCGCTAGAACCTGGTGGCCAGTTGGAACTGTCTGGCGCGCCGCTCGAAACCATCCATGAAACCTGCGACGAAGTGAATTCGCACCTGAAAGAGGTACAACAGATCGCTGATAAGATTGGTGCGGGCTTTATCGGTCTGGGCGCTGCGCCGATTTGGACCCATGAGCAAATGCCCTTGATGCCCAAAGGGCGCTATAAGCTGATGGACGCCTACATGGATACCGTTGGCACGCACGGCAAACAGATGATGCGCCGCACCTGTACGGTGCAGGTGAACCTTGACTTTGCTTCCGAAGCAGACATGGTGCAAAAGTTTCGTGTGGGTTTGGCGTTGCAACCTGTGGCCACGGCCTTGTTTGCCAATTCGCCCTTTTTCAATGGCGAAGAAAATGGCCACAAAAGCTGGCGTAGTCGTATTTGGCGCAACTTGGATGATGCGCGCACGGGCATGCTGCCGTTTGTGTTCGAAGACGGCATGGGCTTTGAGCGGTATGTTCAATATGCGCTCGATGTGCCGATGTATTTTGTCTATCGCGACGGGAAATATGTGGATGCGCTGGGCCAGTCCTTCCGTGATTTTATGAAAGGTGAATTGCCCGCACTGCCTGGTGAAATGCCAACGCAAAGCGATTGGGGCGATCATCTGACAACCTGTTTCCCCGAAGTGCGGATCAAGAAATTCATGGAAATGCGCGGCGCGGATGGTGGTCCGTGGCGGCGTCTGTGTGCTTTGCCTGCGTTCTGGGTTGGGTTGATGTACGATCAAACCGCGCTCGATGCGGCATGGGATTTGTGCAACGGCTGGGACGCTCAAACGCGCGAAGAATTGCGCGTTGCCGCCAGCGTGGATGGGGTATCTGCCGAAGTGAACGGCATCAAAATGATGGATGTGGCACGGGAATGTGTTGCAATTTCAAAGGCGGGTCTGGCGGCGCGTGCGAAAACGGGCAACGGCGGCTTGGTTCCAGATGAAACCCACTTCCTGAACGCGTTGGAAGAAGTTGTGGAAACCGGTCATTCGCCCGCTTGTGAATTGGTTCACAAATACCGCGACGAATGGGGCGGGGATTTGACAAAGATTTACGACGAGTATTCGTATTAA
- a CDS encoding OmpA family protein gives MHRTALLFSAISFVLIAAASFFLASRAVEYIENATQESVDKALLASGQNWATTRADGLVVHLTGLAPDEAARLQALEIMGQVIDTNRISDRTTVLQSSEIVEPRFSLEVLRNLDRISLIGLIPERVGRTFILDRAAKIADGGTVTDMLESTEHRVPSGWARNLDFGLQSLERLPRSKISITPDAVRVTAVTESPEEQAEVEKALLAAKPEGLKLIMDISAPRPVIAPFRFRMRVTDSSVELQACSADTRASRDRILRAVRKAGGEQKLICDIGLGVPTSEWDQAIIQAIQSLTQLGGGTLDVTDSDISLVANDKASQTQFDTIVGALESTLPELFSLQAVLPPKIATDGSQAAAETPEFIATRSPEGLIQLRGRIQSQQAKESVGVFAQALFGADSVDNKTRIDPELPDGWPKRVFAGLEGLAELRHGAVIVQPEEVSIRGISAKPDITTIVSKLFAVRLGSGDEYKINVQHDPKLIEKDNPLDARQCEAQINAVLGEQQIAFAPGSSTIEASSQGVLDAIADILRECPDTAFEIEGHTDSQGRDEMNLSLSQQRADAVLSGLLARRILISGLTAKGFGETQPLADNDTEEGRAANRRIAFRLVTEETTTTTDPEEDTSDE, from the coding sequence ATGCACCGCACTGCCCTTCTGTTTTCAGCAATTAGCTTTGTTCTGATTGCGGCGGCGTCCTTTTTCTTGGCCAGTCGCGCGGTGGAATACATCGAAAACGCCACACAAGAATCCGTTGATAAGGCGCTGCTTGCCTCTGGCCAAAACTGGGCCACAACCCGTGCGGATGGGCTGGTGGTACACCTTACAGGGCTTGCCCCAGACGAAGCTGCCCGTTTGCAAGCGCTTGAAATCATGGGGCAAGTGATCGACACGAACCGCATTTCAGATCGCACAACCGTCTTGCAATCCTCTGAAATCGTTGAGCCGCGTTTCTCGCTCGAAGTGCTGCGCAACCTTGATCGCATCTCTCTGATCGGGTTGATCCCTGAACGGGTCGGTCGTACCTTTATTCTGGATCGCGCCGCGAAAATTGCGGACGGTGGCACAGTTACCGATATGCTCGAAAGCACGGAGCATCGCGTGCCTTCGGGCTGGGCGCGAAACTTGGATTTCGGATTGCAAAGCCTCGAACGGTTGCCACGCTCCAAAATCTCGATCACGCCCGATGCAGTTCGCGTTACTGCCGTTACGGAATCCCCAGAAGAACAAGCCGAGGTCGAAAAGGCCTTGCTTGCGGCCAAGCCCGAAGGGTTAAAGCTGATTATGGATATCTCTGCACCGCGACCCGTTATTGCGCCATTCCGCTTTCGTATGCGGGTCACAGATAGTTCGGTCGAATTGCAGGCCTGTTCTGCGGACACACGGGCATCACGCGATCGCATCTTGCGCGCTGTGCGCAAGGCTGGCGGTGAGCAAAAGCTGATCTGCGATATTGGTCTTGGGGTGCCGACATCCGAATGGGATCAAGCCATTATTCAAGCGATCCAATCTCTTACCCAATTGGGGGGCGGCACGCTCGACGTGACCGACAGCGACATTTCCTTGGTGGCCAATGACAAAGCGTCCCAAACACAGTTTGACACCATCGTTGGCGCATTGGAAAGCACCCTGCCAGAGTTGTTTTCATTGCAGGCGGTTCTTCCCCCGAAAATCGCCACGGACGGGTCGCAGGCCGCAGCCGAAACGCCCGAGTTTATTGCCACGCGCAGCCCAGAGGGGCTCATCCAATTGCGGGGCCGCATCCAAAGCCAGCAAGCCAAAGAAAGCGTTGGGGTGTTTGCCCAAGCCTTGTTCGGGGCTGACTCTGTCGATAACAAAACCCGCATTGATCCCGAATTGCCCGATGGCTGGCCCAAACGCGTTTTTGCGGGGCTCGAAGGCTTGGCAGAATTGCGTCATGGTGCGGTGATTGTGCAACCCGAAGAAGTGTCCATTCGCGGCATCAGCGCCAAGCCTGATATCACCACCATCGTGTCCAAATTGTTCGCCGTGCGGTTGGGGTCTGGGGATGAGTACAAAATCAATGTGCAGCACGACCCAAAGCTGATCGAAAAAGACAATCCGCTGGATGCGCGTCAGTGCGAAGCCCAGATCAACGCAGTGCTGGGCGAACAGCAAATTGCGTTTGCTCCGGGGTCTTCAACCATCGAAGCATCAAGCCAAGGGGTGCTCGATGCCATTGCCGACATCCTGCGTGAATGCCCTGACACCGCTTTTGAAATCGAAGGCCACACCGACAGCCAAGGCCGCGATGAGATGAACCTCTCGCTCAGCCAGCAACGCGCCGATGCGGTTCTGTCTGGCCTCTTGGCCCGTCGCATTTTGATTTCAGGGCTGACCGCAAAAGGATTTGGTGAAACCCAACCTTTGGCCGACAATGACACAGAGGAAGGACGCGCCGCCAACCGCCGCATCGCGTTCCGACTTGTGACCGAAGAAACCACCACCACGACTGACCCCGAGGAAGATACATCCGATGAATAG
- a CDS encoding molybdenum cofactor biosynthesis protein MoaE gives MAVRVQREDFDLGSELRALREGRTDIGALVSFSGLVRDDTGDLQELELEHYPGMTEAALAEIEAEAHKRWDLNATLIVHRYGPLKPGEQIMMVAAASPHRKAAFEAADFLMDFLKSRAPFWKKETGVKGAEWVDAKDTDEAALKRW, from the coding sequence ATGGCCGTTCGGGTGCAACGCGAAGATTTTGATCTTGGGTCTGAACTGCGCGCGCTGCGCGAAGGGCGTACGGATATTGGCGCATTGGTCAGCTTTTCTGGGTTGGTGCGCGACGATACGGGCGATCTGCAAGAACTGGAGCTGGAGCATTATCCAGGCATGACAGAGGCCGCACTGGCCGAGATAGAAGCCGAGGCGCACAAGCGGTGGGATTTGAATGCCACGTTGATTGTGCATCGCTATGGCCCGCTGAAGCCAGGTGAACAGATCATGATGGTGGCCGCCGCATCACCCCATCGCAAAGCAGCATTCGAAGCGGCAGATTTCCTGATGGATTTTCTGAAATCCCGCGCCCCGTTTTGGAAAAAAGAAACAGGCGTTAAAGGGGCCGAATGGGTCGATGCAAAAGACACAGACGAGGCCGCGTTAAAACGCTGGTAG
- a CDS encoding DUF2312 domain-containing protein — MEDVLDDAQGFGQTSAPGEGSYRVAAGELRAFVERYERLDAEKKDIADQQKEVMAEAKGRGYDVKVLRKIVALRKREPADISEEEAVLEIYKEALGM, encoded by the coding sequence ATGGAAGACGTATTGGATGATGCACAGGGCTTTGGCCAAACATCGGCCCCCGGCGAAGGGTCTTACCGCGTGGCCGCAGGAGAATTGCGCGCCTTTGTCGAACGGTACGAGCGGTTGGACGCGGAAAAGAAAGACATCGCAGACCAGCAGAAAGAAGTGATGGCAGAGGCCAAAGGGCGCGGATACGATGTGAAAGTGCTGCGCAAAATTGTGGCTCTGCGCAAACGCGAACCTGCGGATATTTCAGAGGAAGAAGCGGTTCTGGAAATCTATAAAGAAGCGCTTGGCATGTGA